From Mytilus edulis chromosome 8, xbMytEdul2.2, whole genome shotgun sequence, one genomic window encodes:
- the LOC139485450 gene encoding tripartite motif-containing protein 2-like: MASNALVGEIQESFLSCPICLQTFTKPKALSCLHSFCEDCIRDYIVSRYENLGHFPCPVCRQIIYVPQNGISGFPDNYFIKSLQNTVESSGGEISAKELSGSYGRNSITELTSVLQPGKKRVVFTNHKDARLLIQFGHFGVGQQGLVHVSGLTISKVTDDIVIADCSLNKVLVYSLRGEFRCEFVCDCSIRDVTLTRAGTVLVSVSRAGSNNIREYGLDGRLIGSFGSFYKYDNPFGITVTRQDKIIVTSLQQNNVQFFTERKQPSFKFGSRGSGLNHFLLPYYVCTNSKNNVIVSDSGNHRVKVHKNDGTILLTIGNQGSENGELFYPMGVCVDEHDNIYVADANNFRVQMFSPEGDFITCPVSNTYEFGMDVKPTNIGIHHEKLVVAMRGTKFSQVHVYAWDTKAYHGIPQKSSATTFFCCPCFRKSGYTYEQI; this comes from the exons ATGGCTAGTAACGCACTTGTTGGTGAAATACAAGAATCTTTCCTATCGTGTCCAATATGTTTACAGACCTTCACAAAGCCAAAGGCTCTCTCGTGTTTACATTCATTTTGTGAGGATTGTATTCGGGATTATATTGTTAGCCGCTATGAAAATCTTGGTCATTTTCCTTGTCCAGTTTGCAGACAG ATCATTTATGTTCCTCAAAATGGAATAAGTGGATTTCCTGACAATTATTTCatcaaaagtttacaaaacacaGTAGAATCTAGTGGCGGGGAAATAAGCGCCAAAGAACTTTCTGGTAGTTATGGTAGGAATAGTATTACTGAACTAACATCAGTTCTACAGCCGGGTAAAAAACGTGTCGTATTTACAAACCACAAAGACGCGAGGCTGTTGATTCAGTTCGGACATTTCGGTGTTGGACAACAAGGTTTGGTTCATGTTTCAGGACTTACTATCTCCAAGGTAACAGACGACATTGTTATTGCAGACTGTAGTTTAAACAAAGTTTTGGTTTACTCTTTACGAGGCGAATTCAGATGTGAATTTGTGTGCGATTGTTCGATACGTGACGTCACATTGACAAGAGCTGGAACAGTTCTAGTGTCTGTAAGTCGTGCTGGATCTAATAACATCCGAGAATATGGGTTAGATGGACGGCTTATTGGTTCTTTCGGATCTTTCTATAAATATGATAACCCTTTTGGTATTACAGTAACGAGACAAGATAAAATTATTGTGACAAGTTTACAACAAAACAACGTTCAATTTTTCACGGAAAGGAAACAACCGTCATTCAAATTTGGGTCACGTGGGAGTGGCCTTAATCACTTTCTTTTACCGTACTACGTTTGCACAAATAGTAAAAATAACGTCATCGTATCCGACAGTGGGAACCACAGagtaaaggttcataaaaacgaTGGGACAATTCTTCTGACAATAGGAAACCAAGGTTCTGAAAATGGCGAATTGTTTTACCCAATGGGCGTCTGCGTCGATGAACATGACAACATCTACGTTGCAGATGCCAATAATTTCCGAGTACAGATGTTCTCACCAGAGGGAGACTTCATCACGTGTCCAGTTAGTAATACCTACGAATTCGGAATGGACGTGAAACCAACGAACATTGGAATACACCACGAAAAACTAGTTGTTGCTATGCGTGGTACGAAATTTTCTCAAGTTCACGTCTATGCCTGGGACACTAAAGCATACCATGGGATTCCCCAAAAATCTTCGGCAACGACATTTTTTTGTTGCCCGTGTTTTAGAAAATCTGGGTATACATATGAACAGATATAA
- the LOC139484061 gene encoding uncharacterized protein: MADKLLYTCKFEPTFYCRFHSKETYQLYCKDCHDFVCFECLGEFHEKHFLCRLQDYNTEEDIRNQIGILFSEKDNCIKYIDEFSDIIDKHWRQLTIDEGIIEQQIKTNAEQMREQIILHEKSLLSELYTIFKKFKISSQELTTRVENLQSDVNKFDVDKLSEYKLEEMINVLSEFKACTLACDNIKKYQKPNFNTDVKCGNDITEVKIGITESMKFSPKKHFSVSTQTEDSIDVDTEDEWFDAEDDVDEDSIERSSDEIKDHNSLQICKLNKEIGRIKKICPISQTDAWILADRQLHKMVNQSIEDTVYADDADDIAVLKKGCVLILRNNSKVIMKLLKNKRLARFANIGNSHDKDMIPYCFCNSKDDLLTVYLISTSKDQRRGYTNRILQMNKEGILIAEFDFYTLNMNEPCFIMQNDDSNVCVLYKKLSYKNNNLHYINVLKAVNDKCESIKSFYGIFGYQPSFHFECHGICTNNNNVFVSDIRHHSVYVLDKDLEYKECIADAINGLDKPTAIGIFNDRLWIVDGNQISMLDLKNKYG, from the coding sequence ATGGCGGATAagttattatatacatgtaaatttgaACCAACCTTCTACTGCAGATTTCATTCTAAGGAAACATATCAGCTTTATTGCAAGGATTgtcatgattttgtttgtttcgAGTGCTTAGGAGAGTTTCACGAAAAACATTTTCTTTGTCGATTACAAGATTACAATACCGAAGAGGATATACGCAATCAAATCggtattttattttctgaaaaggataattgtataaaatatatcGACGAGTTTAGTGACATTATCGATAAACATTGGAGACAGTTAACGATAGATGAAGGTATAATAGAACAACAAATTAAGACAAATGCAGAACAAATGAGGGAACAAATCATTTTGCATGAGAAAAGTCTTTTATCAGAACTTTATACTATATTCAAAAAATTCAAGATATCGTCACAGGAATTAACAACGCGTGTCGAAAATTTGCAATCTGACGTCAATAAATTTGATGTGGATAAACTTTCTGAATATAAACTCGAGGAAATGATTAATGTTCTTTCTGAATTTAAAGCATGCACTCTTGCTTGTGACAACATAAAAAAGTATCAGAAGCCAAATTTCAACACGGACGTGAAATGTGGAAATGATATAACCGAGGTTAAAATTGGCATCACCGAATCAATGAAATTTTCCCCAAAGAAACATTTTTCTGTTTCGACACAAACAGAGGATTCCATTGATGTTGACACAGAAGATGAGTGGTTTGATGCAGAAGACGACGTGGATGAAGATTCAATAGAAAGATCATCTGACGAAATAAAAGATCACAACTCGTTACAAATTTGTAAACTTAACAAAGAAATAGGACGCATTAAGAAAATATGTCCTATATCTCAAACTGATGCTTGGATTCTTGCTGACCGCCAATTGCACAAGATGGTTAATCAATCTATAGAAGACACGGTATATGCAGACGATGCTGATGACATTGCTGTTTTAAAgaaaggatgtgttttgattcTGAGAAATAACAGTAAAGTCATAATGAAACTCCTTAAAAACAAACGACTAGCAAGATTTGCCAACATAGGAAATTCTCACGATAAGGATATGATACCGTATTGCTTCTGTAATTCAAAAGACGACTTATTGACAGTTTATCTAATatcgacatcaaaagatcaacgGAGAGGTTATACCAATCGTATTTTACAAATGAACAAAGAAGGCATTTTGATCGCAGAATTTGATTTCTATACGTTAAATATGAACGAGCCATGTTTTATCATGCAAAACGATGATTCAAATGTGTgcgttttatataaaaaattgtcgtacaaaaataataacttgcattatattaatgttttaaaagcagTCAATGATAAATGTGAAAGTATAAAATCATTTTATGGAATATTTGGATATCAACCATCTTTTCATTTTGAATGTCACGGAATATGTACAAACAATAATAATGTATTTGTATCCGACATTCGACATCATAGTGTTTATGTTCTGGACAAAGACTTAGAATATAAAGAATGTATAGCTGATGCCATAAACGGACTAGATAAACCAACAGCTATTGGGATTTTTAATGATCGTTTATGGATAGTAGATGGAAATCAAATTAGTATGcttgatttgaaaaataaatatggatAA